DNA sequence from the Methanobacterium formicicum DSM 3637 genome:
ACCAAGTTAAGAACAAATATAATTAGTAAAATGTGGATCTATTATATGGTATTTATTAATTTAATCAGGGTATTTATTAAAAATACTAATTATGGTTATTATACCCATATCAACCTTTTCTCTTGGCAGCGATGATGGGCACCCGGTCTGAGGCATCTTCCGCCCGATCTACAATATTCCCTAAGCGTATAACCATTGCTTTAAGTTCTATTAATCTTAAAATGCCAAATTCCTCATCACGATAAGATTGGTAAAGTTTTTTAATTATACGCCTCTCAATTACATCTACTTTGATTTCCCTTTCTTCAACTTCATGGGCTTTCTTGAGGGCTTCCCCCAGATCCACGTCCAGGAGTTCAATACAATCTTTTAAAACAGCAATGGAATCAATAACCTCTTCCACCAGTTCATCAAAATCATCTTTATAATTGGGTGGGAATGTAATTCTACTGAGACTTATTCCGTAAGCGGCTTCCTGTGTCATATCCGCCACGTTATCCACCAGTTCTGCCAGGATTATTCTGTCTTCCCGATCAAAGGGGAGAAAAGCTCCTTTAAAAAATTCAATCTCCATGATCCTGCGAACTTCATCGGCCTTGGTTTCCAGGATTGACATTTCAATCACTTTAGCATCCAGGATATCAAATTCACCCCTGTAAAATGGGGGCATTATTTCTCTGAGTTTCTGAACGCACTGGTAGACTAGTTCTACATGCTGACGGGAATGTCCCTCTACCATGGACTCCTTACCGAAGAACTTCCTCATTTTAGCACCTTCATTTTTTTGGTGATCAGGAAATTATTCATCCTAAGAATCATTCATCCTTTATAATGTTGTGTAAAAGACGTACTGCATCTAAAAGTCCGTGGGCATAGGTTATGCAGCCGAAAGAGGTGAGATGATCATTCTGTTCCAGGTAGTATCTGGTGTCATCCCTGTAATTTTTGGCCATTTCCACAATTTTTTCCTCTTCACCATTGATTTTTATAGATTCTATTTCTTTTATATTTTTTGCAAAAAGGTCCAAATCTTTTTTGATTCTGTCTATTGCATCCATATTATCACTAATGTACTTATTAGGGTTATAATTAGTTAAATCGGGTTATACGGGAGTTAGGAGTTTAATAGTTTTTAAAGATCTTTAAGTTCCTTCCAGGAGTGATAAATACGTTGTATTACAGTTATATATCCCAAAATAACTACCAGTAAAATGGCCAGTGACATGACCAGCTGGGGGTTGGTGAAGTATCCGATAAATGCACCGCCTAGAATTATGAACAGGCGTTCTGCTCGTTCTGCTATTCCCACATCACATTTAATTCCTTCCACCTCTGCACGAGCCCGAACATAACTCACACTCAATGAGGCGAGTAGTGCAAGAATACCCCAGAACCAGTTCACAAATCCGCCATAGATGATTCCAATGATTATGAAGGCATCTGCGAAGCGGTCCGAGGTGGAATCCAGGAAACCGCCAAATTTGCTCTTGGTGTTATTGTTCCGAGCCACAGCCCCGTCAATCACGTCAAAAAAGCCACTTAGGAGGATGAGGAGTCCACCTAAAAGCAAGTTTTGCTGGGAAAATGCATAGGCAGCACAAAGACTAACCAGCAATCCCATGATTGTGAGCACATTGGGGTGTAACCCAATTCTCCTGGCTATGGGGTCTATGAATCTTTGAAATTGAGGCCGAACTTGGTTAAGCATACTTCAAGTATGTGGTTTATAAGAATATATACTTTGGAGTTTAAGGTAAGAAAAGATGAAAGTCATTAAAGTTGATCCAGATAACCCTGAAAAAGAGAAAATGGCAATGGTCCGTGATACTTTGAGTGGGGGAGGAACTGTGGTTTACCCCACTGATACTGTCTATGGATTGGGGGCTAACCTATTCCATGAAGATGCACTTCAAAATGTTTACCTTATGAAGAGAAGGCCTTTGAACAAACCAATTTCTCTATGTGTTTCAAAAGTAGAAGATATTCAACAGGTAGCCCACCTGAATCCACAGTTAGATGGAATAATTAAGAAAATCTTGCCTGGACCTTACACGCTCATCTTAAACAAGAAGGAGATAGTTCCATTGCTGATCACGGGTGGAACAGATAAAATAGGAGTTAGAATTCCTGATAACTCTATTTGCAGGGAAATTTCAAGGGAATTCCCCATAACCACCACCAGTGCCAACATATCTGGCCATCCTTCCCCGGTATCTGCCCAGGAGGCACGCAAAGATCTGGATGATCATCCAGACATCCTAATTGATTCAGGGCCATGCAGTGGTGGAATTTCCTCAACAGTTGTAGATCTGACGGTCAGCCCCCCACGCATCCTGAGGGAAGGGGCTGGAATGGAAAAACTACTCCAGTTCATGGAATAGAATGAATTACTATTTTACAAAAGTAGTGATTTGAGTCTATATTGAACTAAATTGTGAATAATTTTAATTGGAGAAATTAGTATATGGGTTTATAGTGTAATATGTTGTGAATAGTTTTTAAATTGGAGAAATTAGTGATACGAGTTTTAATTGGAAAAAGCAGTGAAATAAATTTTAAATTGAAATAACTATGCACTCTTAATACTGATCTGTAAACCTGGTTCTACTGTATAATGGATGTAATTATATGGATCGAGCTCCAATAATAATCAGGAAGGTATTTCTCATTAAGGAATGTATTTCCAATATAATATGAAATGATTCAATTTAAATAAAGTAACAGGCGTTTTAATGTCAGAAATTCTATCCAACATGAAAGAAAAGGGTAAAATACCCACATCATCTCCTATTGACTCCCTCATTGGGGGTGGGGTTGAAAAAGGATGTATCACACAATTTTACGGTCCTCCAGGATCTGGAAAGACCAACATTACCCTCAACCTCCTGGTGCAAAATGCTAAAAATGGTAAAAGTGGAATTTTTGTGGATACCGAGGGTGGTCTGTCTATAGAAAGAGTTAAACAATTAGCTGGTTCCGATTTCAATGAACTTGCATCTAACATAATTGTTTTTGAGCCTTCAACCTTCACAGAACAGGATTCAACACTACGCAGGATAGAGAAGATGGTGGAGTCGGGGGATAAGGTGGATCTGGTTATATTGGATTCTGCAGTGGCCCTTTACCGGGTTCGTGATGGTGATTCATCCCAGATCAACCTGGAACTAGGAAGACAGATGGGTCTTTTAACCCGGCTGGCCCGTAAGCACGATATTGCAGTGGTTATAACCAACCAGGTATACGCCAGTTTTGAGGGTGAGGGGATGGTGGAACCAGTGGGGGGTACTATTTTAAAGTACAGAAGCAAGATCATGGTGGAACTGGAGAGAGGAGATGTTAGTGGGGAAAGATATGCCATCCTGAAAAGGCATCGTAGCCGACCGGAAGGGCTGCGCACCCGGTTCCGTATCGTGGATAGTGGTCTCAGATAAGGTATAGATAGTTTTAAATTAAGTGATGATAAATGATGATATAACGATAACTGATGATATCTTAATAGATGAAATATAATATATCTTAACAGATATTATTGAAAAATATGCATTTATATTCACATAGAATTTAGAATATTCACCATAACTGAAGCTTCCCTAAAAATTGTTAAATCATAGAAGTTTTCCTATTTTATGGTCCCATAAGTTTTTGACGGTGTCATTTTTATGGTAATTCTAAATATCTAATTTTAATTTAAAAAAATTGAAGATGGATTGTGTAGTGAGAGATATGATTTCACCCAAAAAGTACGCTAAAGCCGCAAAAGTACTGCCAAAAGGATTTAAATCAGCTAATGAGTTTTTTAACTATGTTTACAATGATCCAGATATGATCTGGATGGGTCAAAACACCAATCATCTCCATGACCAGGACGGAATCAGCGAGGCCATGGTAGCCAGTATACAGGGCAATGATTACTGCAAGTACCCCCCACCAGAAGGTTTTCCACGTCTCAAGGAACTGGTAATGAAAGACCTGGGACTGGGCAGTGAATATGACATTCTGATAACTGCTGGGGCAACAGAATCACTTTATATGTGTGCCAATGACATCCTGGAACCGGAAAACAACACCATAACCTGTGACCCTGGATATCTCATCATTGATAACTTCGCCAGTCGTTTCGGGGATCATGTTAAATCCGTACCAATCTACAGCCAGGAGTGCGGTTACAAACTAACTCCCGAGCTAGTCCGGGAGAACCTGGACAAGAATACCAAACTGGTCTCCCTGGTTGATCCTCTGAATCCACTGGGATCATCCTACACTCGACAGGAACGCAAGGAGTTCAAGGAAATTGCCGAGGATCATGACATATACCTCTTACATGATATCACCTACCGTGATTTTGCACATGATCACCAGCTCATGGCAGAGGTCTGCCCGGAGCACACCGTGACAGTGTACAGTTTCTCCAAGATCTACGGAATGGCTGGTATGAGAATCGGTGCTGTAATTGGAGTACCAGAGATAATCAACTCCATACGCACCATTGTTGTTAATGACCTTGGAACCAACCTGGTAGCCCAGAACGGAGCAATGGCAGCCATAGAATCCAAACCACAATGGATTGATCGGGTTAAAGGAACCACCCGCCAGAACCAGGACATAATCAAACAGGCAGTGGACCAGGTTGACGGAGCTTTCATCGCAGTCTACCCATCAGATGGAAACATGATGGCCATTGACATGGTCGATACTGGAGTTACACCCCGAGAAATGGCAGACTACCTCATAGAACGTAAGATATTCGCCAGGGAAGGATCCTACACCAGTAAGAAATTCGGTCACCGATACCTGAGAGTGAGCTTCTCCATACCCACAAACCAGGTGGAGTACTTTGCCAAGTGCTTCCTTGAAGGTATGGACGCGTTGAAGGGTTCTAAAAAGGTGTGAATTTTTTTAAGCCGAATTCATTTTTTTAATCCTTAACTCTTTTTTTATTCATATTTTTCATTTAAATTCATGATATCCTCACAAATTTTTAAATGGTTAAAATCATAAAGTCAAAATCATAAATCATTGCAAACACATATGAAATTAAGTTTACTTATGTGATTGGGGTGTCAAAAGGTTGAAAAAAAGTATCCTTTTTATTATTGTGATTGTGGTTATTTGTGCCCTTGCTGCAGCTTCATTATTTGCCATGCAACCTGCTCCTGCCAAAAACACCACTAACATTATCAATAACACCAATAATTCCAGTATTGCACTCAATAATTCTACTGCAAAAATCACCACAGTTTCCCGGGACAATAACCAGAATGGAAACAACAATCCACCCCCCTCCAGTGTATCTGCAGATGAGGCGAAGGATTTGGCTAAAAAATATGTGGGGCCTGATGTTATTCTGGGAAAACCAGTAATGACCACCTATAAAGGGGTTCATGCCTGGCAGGTGCCAGTGTACACCATGAATCATAAATTCATAAATAACATCTACATAGATGAGCGAACCGGTCAAAAAGTAAATTAAACCTTTTTTAAAACTTCATCCTTTTTTTAAAAAATTTATTCATCATTTTTAAATTTTATCCATATTTTTAAACTTTGCTATGATTATTTTTTTAAAATTAGGGATTTTTTTAAAGTTTAATTGAATTTAAAGAACTTTTTCTGATAAAAAGTTCATTTATCTGATAAAAAAGTTATTTCCGGATAAATAGTGGTAAGGATAGTGATATAATTCAGGGTAAATAAACACGGTTAAAATAAAAAAAATTAGGGGGTGAAAAAGGTAGTAATGGAATTTAACTTTTAAGGTAGTAATATTCTCCTTTTTCTTTTTGTTCCCGGTCAAGGTAACTGTCCTTTTTGTTTACCCTTGGGCGTCTGGTTTCTTTATCCCTGCGGAAGGTGATTCCCACCTCAGATAGGAACCGGTTCATGGCAGAACGTAAGTCCATGGGACTGGTGGAGTGACCTTCCACTCCAGGTTCACCAGTGAAAACCATGGCCCGACTGGATATGTAATCAATAAACACGATATCATGGTCTACAATTATGGCTGCAGCGTTACGGCTTTCGGTGACACGTCTGATTGCCCTGGCTGCCCTTAATCTTTGTTCCACATCCAGAAATGCAGTGGGCTCGTCAAAGAGGTATATGTCTGCATCCTGGGATAAGGATATGGCCACAGATAAGCGCTGCAGTTCACCACCACTCAATTCATCCATCTTCTTCTCCAAAAGTTCTTCCAGGAGGAAAGGCTTCATTATCTCGGTTTTGAAGATGTTGGTACCGTAGTTAGGTGCAGTGGTATACAAAAACTCCTGCACTGTTCCACTGTAATCTGATACCAGGTACTGGGGTTTGTAGCTGATTTTAACCTTTTTCTGGATTTTACCGGTATCCGGTTTTTCCACCCCAGCCAGCATCTTGGCAAAGGTGGTTTTACCAATACCATTGGGTCCGAAGGCAGTTATGATCTCATCGTGCTGCACCTGACCTTCATCCACCCCTAACTTGAACCCATCGTAGGACTTCTCCAGGGCACTGTATTCGGCCAGAACCTCAGCATCTACTGCAGCAGATGGAGGCCGTACCTGGAATTCAATGGCCTGCTTCCGGAATCGAACATTTTCCTCCCTCAAGTATCCACCAATGTAGGTATTTATGCCCACCCTCACACCACGCATCTGGGAAACAACACCGTAACCACCAGGTTGCCCGTATAAAATATGAACGTAGTCTGATATTGCGTCCAGGGCGGCCAGGTCGTGTTCAATGACCAGAATTGATTTTCCCTCATCAGCAAGTTCACGGATAACCTGAACTGCATTTAAACGCTGCCTTACATCCAGCCAGCTGGTTGGTTCATCGAAATAATAGAAGTCAGCATCTCTGAGCACTGCTGCGGCAATTGCCACCCTTTGCAGCTCTCCTCCACTCAGGTTTGCTATTTCACGGCCCATGATAGAGTCCAGTTCCAGGGCATGGGTTACCGAGTCCAGTTTGTTTCGCTGGTCCACACTGTTTAGCAATCCCTCCACCTTTCCCTTCACGAATTTGGGTAAAAGATCTACCATCTGTGGCTTGTGCACTGCCTTTAGATTACCTTCAGAAATGTTCTGGAAGTACTTTTGCAGCTGATTGCCTTTGAAGTAGCTGATTATATCATCCCATGATATTTCATCCTCGTAATTTCCTAAATTGGGTTTTAATTCCCCGGAAAGAATGCGGATGATGGTTGATTTACCAATACCATTGGGTCCTAAAAGTCCCACCACAGAACCTTCCCTTATGGTTGGCAGGCCAAACAATTCAAACTGGTTCTGACCGTAACGATGAATGGGGTCTTCCAGTGCCTCAGGGA
Encoded proteins:
- a CDS encoding DUF357 domain-containing protein — translated: MDAIDRIKKDLDLFAKNIKEIESIKINGEEEKIVEMAKNYRDDTRYYLEQNDHLTSFGCITYAHGLLDAVRLLHNIIKDE
- a CDS encoding TIGR00153 family protein, with translation MRKFFGKESMVEGHSRQHVELVYQCVQKLREIMPPFYRGEFDILDAKVIEMSILETKADEVRRIMEIEFFKGAFLPFDREDRIILAELVDNVADMTQEAAYGISLSRITFPPNYKDDFDELVEEVIDSIAVLKDCIELLDVDLGEALKKAHEVEEREIKVDVIERRIIKKLYQSYRDEEFGILRLIELKAMVIRLGNIVDRAEDASDRVPIIAAKRKG
- a CDS encoding L-threonylcarbamoyladenylate synthase, which encodes MKVIKVDPDNPEKEKMAMVRDTLSGGGTVVYPTDTVYGLGANLFHEDALQNVYLMKRRPLNKPISLCVSKVEDIQQVAHLNPQLDGIIKKILPGPYTLILNKKEIVPLLITGGTDKIGVRIPDNSICREISREFPITTTSANISGHPSPVSAQEARKDLDDHPDILIDSGPCSGGISSTVVDLTVSPPRILREGAGMEKLLQFME
- the pgsA gene encoding archaetidylinositol phosphate synthase, encoding MLNQVRPQFQRFIDPIARRIGLHPNVLTIMGLLVSLCAAYAFSQQNLLLGGLLILLSGFFDVIDGAVARNNNTKSKFGGFLDSTSDRFADAFIIIGIIYGGFVNWFWGILALLASLSVSYVRARAEVEGIKCDVGIAERAERLFIILGGAFIGYFTNPQLVMSLAILLVVILGYITVIQRIYHSWKELKDL
- a CDS encoding pyridoxal phosphate-dependent aminotransferase; translation: MISPKKYAKAAKVLPKGFKSANEFFNYVYNDPDMIWMGQNTNHLHDQDGISEAMVASIQGNDYCKYPPPEGFPRLKELVMKDLGLGSEYDILITAGATESLYMCANDILEPENNTITCDPGYLIIDNFASRFGDHVKSVPIYSQECGYKLTPELVRENLDKNTKLVSLVDPLNPLGSSYTRQERKEFKEIAEDHDIYLLHDITYRDFAHDHQLMAEVCPEHTVTVYSFSKIYGMAGMRIGAVIGVPEIINSIRTIVVNDLGTNLVAQNGAMAAIESKPQWIDRVKGTTRQNQDIIKQAVDQVDGAFIAVYPSDGNMMAIDMVDTGVTPREMADYLIERKIFAREGSYTSKKFGHRYLRVSFSIPTNQVEYFAKCFLEGMDALKGSKKV
- the radB gene encoding DNA repair and recombination protein RadB — its product is MSEILSNMKEKGKIPTSSPIDSLIGGGVEKGCITQFYGPPGSGKTNITLNLLVQNAKNGKSGIFVDTEGGLSIERVKQLAGSDFNELASNIIVFEPSTFTEQDSTLRRIEKMVESGDKVDLVILDSAVALYRVRDGDSSQINLELGRQMGLLTRLARKHDIAVVITNQVYASFEGEGMVEPVGGTILKYRSKIMVELERGDVSGERYAILKRHRSRPEGLRTRFRIVDSGLR
- a CDS encoding ribosome biogenesis/translation initiation ATPase RLI, whose product is MTRISILDHDRCQPKKCNYMCIEYCPGVRMEEDTITIDPKTKKPIMSEELCSGCGICTNRCPFHAISIINLPEALEDPIHRYGQNQFELFGLPTIREGSVVGLLGPNGIGKSTIIRILSGELKPNLGNYEDEISWDDIISYFKGNQLQKYFQNISEGNLKAVHKPQMVDLLPKFVKGKVEGLLNSVDQRNKLDSVTHALELDSIMGREIANLSGGELQRVAIAAAVLRDADFYYFDEPTSWLDVRQRLNAVQVIRELADEGKSILVIEHDLAALDAISDYVHILYGQPGGYGVVSQMRGVRVGINTYIGGYLREENVRFRKQAIEFQVRPPSAAVDAEVLAEYSALEKSYDGFKLGVDEGQVQHDEIITAFGPNGIGKTTFAKMLAGVEKPDTGKIQKKVKISYKPQYLVSDYSGTVQEFLYTTAPNYGTNIFKTEIMKPFLLEELLEKKMDELSGGELQRLSVAISLSQDADIYLFDEPTAFLDVEQRLRAARAIRRVTESRNAAAIIVDHDIVFIDYISSRAMVFTGEPGVEGHSTSPMDLRSAMNRFLSEVGITFRRDKETRRPRVNKKDSYLDREQKEKGEYYYLKS